From a single Paenibacillus sp. FSL R5-0345 genomic region:
- a CDS encoding FAD-dependent oxidoreductase, translated as MMTKMKHEDRIGIIGAGISGITAAYQLAKKGYTHITLLEKSDRVGGKCHSIEYKGKTYEMGTLIGLPTYKHTIELMKEFDLMDKGPLLERGFFDNNGRKTSQIPMDQIQAFTQEFKRLPDILKRYKSLQEPGFLNLPSDLCQPFSEWCAENDLTVIGQVYMHYFNTFGFGSIQDVPAAYVLKFLTYDNLLSFIEITHMITWPKGVTELIRRMADQVEDLRLTCEVLHMEQEVNGQVRVETSQDIFYFDKVIYTASLEHLSDRVHLSSEDRALFERIIYERFRVYAYRVKGLPELSGYIPRNMNPERKGHMMAWYYRWADMGTTDLVTVYVAENDEMTDLEMREKVENKLRELGGENIRLYMMKRWKQFPHVDSNAIREGFYERLDQMQGRDEIYYAGEIMNFPTLENCIVYSKYLVERFF; from the coding sequence ATGATGACTAAGATGAAGCATGAAGACAGGATAGGGATCATCGGTGCAGGGATTTCCGGGATTACTGCTGCTTACCAATTAGCGAAAAAAGGATATACCCATATTACTCTCCTTGAGAAGTCAGACCGAGTAGGCGGAAAGTGTCACTCTATAGAATACAAAGGGAAAACTTATGAAATGGGGACGCTAATCGGCTTGCCAACTTATAAACATACGATAGAACTTATGAAAGAGTTTGATCTTATGGATAAAGGACCGCTATTGGAACGGGGATTTTTTGATAATAACGGGCGGAAGACTTCTCAGATTCCTATGGACCAAATTCAGGCATTTACTCAAGAATTCAAAAGGTTGCCCGATATTTTGAAGCGTTATAAGTCACTGCAAGAACCTGGTTTTCTGAACTTACCCTCAGATTTATGCCAGCCATTCTCAGAGTGGTGTGCAGAGAACGATCTAACTGTTATTGGGCAGGTGTATATGCATTACTTCAATACTTTTGGTTTTGGAAGTATTCAAGATGTGCCGGCGGCTTATGTGTTGAAATTTCTTACTTATGATAATTTACTATCTTTTATTGAAATCACTCACATGATAACCTGGCCTAAGGGAGTCACAGAACTCATTAGAAGAATGGCCGACCAAGTAGAAGATCTGCGTCTGACTTGTGAAGTGCTACATATGGAGCAAGAGGTGAACGGTCAAGTTCGGGTGGAAACAAGCCAGGATATCTTTTATTTCGATAAGGTGATTTATACAGCTTCCTTAGAGCATCTGAGCGATAGGGTTCACTTATCTTCGGAAGACAGAGCATTATTCGAGCGCATTATCTATGAACGATTTCGGGTATATGCTTACAGAGTGAAGGGGCTACCGGAGCTATCAGGATATATCCCCCGCAATATGAACCCTGAACGTAAAGGACATATGATGGCGTGGTATTACAGGTGGGCAGATATGGGAACAACAGATTTAGTTACGGTTTATGTAGCGGAGAATGATGAAATGACAGATCTAGAAATGCGGGAAAAGGTAGAAAATAAACTTCGCGAGCTTGGCGGCGAGAATATCCGTCTGTATATGATGAAGCGCTGGAAGCAGTTCCCCCATGTGGATTCTAATGCGATCCGGGAAGGGTTTTATGAACGGCTTGATCAGATGCAGGGAAGAGATGAAATCTATTATGCTGGAGAGATCATGAACTTTCCTACACTGGAGAACTGTATTGTTTATTCGAAATACCTGGTTGAACGATTTTTTTAA
- a CDS encoding DUF5692 family protein, whose protein sequence is MFLFESIPWYSALMWLVVLAGLMIFNEIARKSKWFSIILFIAVPIVLTIAVWPNTAGEGSSTGTWFHWVKVYSALAGCLGFMAIRYVKGWDKNKYILMFPAIILAVNILEAVIRDFQVYSLQGMVDGVMMVGGPWNIMNGIAGILNIITISGWMGIVISKDKSKDMLWPDQLWFWIIAYDIWNFAYVYNAVSDHAFYAGAALLISCTIPAFFFKKGAWLQHRAQTLAIWMMFTMSFPAFVGESKFAVQSSHSETALWVVSALSLAANIAVFVYHFYKIIKHKRNPLKVEVYTDLAAYKAIAESVK, encoded by the coding sequence ATGTTTTTATTCGAATCGATTCCCTGGTACTCTGCTCTTATGTGGTTAGTAGTACTTGCAGGATTAATGATTTTCAACGAGATAGCTCGAAAGAGCAAGTGGTTCTCAATCATTCTATTTATAGCTGTACCAATTGTGCTTACCATAGCGGTTTGGCCGAATACGGCGGGTGAAGGCTCTAGTACTGGAACTTGGTTTCACTGGGTTAAGGTATATTCTGCTTTGGCAGGATGTTTAGGGTTCATGGCGATCCGCTATGTTAAAGGTTGGGACAAAAATAAATATATCTTAATGTTCCCGGCGATTATTCTTGCAGTTAACATCCTTGAAGCTGTTATCCGTGATTTCCAAGTGTACAGTTTGCAGGGTATGGTGGATGGCGTAATGATGGTAGGTGGTCCTTGGAACATAATGAACGGGATCGCAGGTATTCTGAACATTATTACGATTTCGGGTTGGATGGGTATTGTTATCAGTAAAGACAAGAGTAAGGATATGTTGTGGCCTGACCAGCTTTGGTTCTGGATTATCGCCTATGATATTTGGAACTTTGCTTATGTATATAACGCAGTTTCTGACCATGCCTTCTATGCAGGTGCAGCATTGTTGATCTCTTGTACCATTCCAGCTTTCTTCTTCAAAAAAGGAGCATGGCTGCAGCATCGCGCTCAAACCTTGGCGATTTGGATGATGTTTACGATGTCTTTCCCGGCGTTTGTTGGTGAGTCGAAGTTCGCTGTTCAATCCTCACATAGCGAAACCGCGCTTTGGGTAGTGAGCGCATTATCCTTGGCTGCTAACATTGCAGTATTTGTCTATCACTTCTATAAAATTATTAAACATAAACGGAATCCGCTTAAAGTGGAAGTGTATACAGATTTAGCGGCTTATAAGGCGATTGCGGAGAGTGTAAAATAA
- a CDS encoding metallophosphoesterase family protein, whose product MLAISDIHGSYSEFNALLKKVNYRPSEDKLILMGDYVDRGLNSKGIVDQVMALKRECGAIVLKGNHDKMAYDALTGEDDKLDTHWLSNGGLYTLMSYCEADSNFFKADFGWDDYMLLKEELRQKYKHHLDFLSSLPLYHETEEHIFVHAGINPLIEDWKQQEPYDFIWIREPFYTNPVVSTNKTVIFGHTSTMDLHDSEEIWFSPPGDKIGVDGGCAYGQRLNCLEISGGEYITHFVRNGEKP is encoded by the coding sequence ATATTAGCGATTAGTGACATTCACGGAAGCTATTCCGAATTCAACGCATTGTTAAAAAAGGTAAACTATCGTCCATCCGAGGACAAGCTCATCCTGATGGGGGATTATGTGGATAGAGGTCTCAATAGTAAAGGGATTGTGGATCAGGTCATGGCTCTGAAGCGGGAGTGTGGCGCTATTGTTCTAAAAGGCAATCATGATAAAATGGCCTATGATGCGCTCACCGGCGAAGATGATAAACTGGATACGCATTGGCTTAGCAACGGCGGTTTGTATACATTGATGAGCTACTGTGAGGCAGATTCGAACTTTTTTAAAGCGGATTTTGGCTGGGACGATTATATGTTGCTGAAAGAAGAACTTAGACAGAAATACAAACATCATTTAGATTTTCTAAGTTCATTGCCGCTATATCACGAGACCGAAGAGCATATTTTTGTGCATGCAGGCATTAACCCCTTAATAGAAGATTGGAAGCAGCAAGAGCCGTATGATTTTATCTGGATCAGAGAACCATTTTATACGAATCCGGTAGTTAGCACTAATAAAACGGTTATTTTTGGACATACCTCGACGATGGATCTACATGATTCGGAAGAAATCTGGTTTAGCCCGCCGGGCGATAAGATCGGTGTGGACGGTGGATGCGCATATGGTCAACGTCTGAACTGTTTGGAGATTTCTGGAGGGGAATATATCACACATTTTGTTCGGAATGGGGAGAAGCCTTGA
- a CDS encoding MarR family winged helix-turn-helix transcriptional regulator, producing the protein MDTQNSQEQKLIIAFENIKRLTARPSFKESVSYREFVMMYVINNLMKRKKPSDGEEQRGVMISRLSDLLQISRPTATQMVNSLEEKGYVVRTTSDTDRRVVYIALTNEGEQIYDSQMATYSGILSEVMEKVGKKEIDQLIFLCDRFQEAVHEVRSRQLFNSSDEDPLVLDSV; encoded by the coding sequence ATGGATACTCAAAATAGTCAAGAGCAAAAGCTAATCATAGCCTTTGAGAACATTAAACGTTTGACCGCTCGTCCCTCTTTTAAGGAAAGTGTTTCGTATAGAGAATTTGTGATGATGTATGTCATTAACAATTTGATGAAACGAAAGAAGCCTTCAGACGGTGAAGAGCAACGGGGAGTAATGATTTCCAGATTAAGCGACCTGCTCCAAATCAGCAGACCTACTGCGACGCAAATGGTAAACAGCTTGGAGGAAAAAGGGTACGTGGTGCGAACAACGTCCGATACTGATCGGCGAGTTGTATATATTGCTCTAACGAATGAAGGAGAACAGATTTATGATTCGCAGATGGCTACTTATTCCGGTATTCTAAGCGAAGTTATGGAAAAGGTAGGCAAGAAAGAGATCGACCAGTTGATTTTTCTGTGTGATCGTTTTCAAGAAGCGGTGCATGAAGTCAGAAGCCGTCAGCTTTTTAATTCATCCGATGAAGATCCGCTCGTTTTGGATTCTGTATAG
- a CDS encoding helix-turn-helix domain-containing protein codes for MNANNKYHILMQGTISNNVSETCKAFGISRTIYYQWCKAYQQQGMDGLAEKERKPVMPNKVDKRTERLILKYVAKFPEDGPKRIFYELQDEGVNIGESGIYNVLRRNGLSTRIEREAYAKEVKAKKREGAQAVNTKGCKEKPKSLDYKMKNPENAHPGYMCQQSISYMGVFPRVGKVYQYVVYDAYSRLGLVKLYNRKSAIHFIDFMDLKVIPLMKTLEFQIDNLVTNKSREFTTNWDRGKHKYSDFLHKNNINQVAITADQTEVFQPLHQFVAVLTKEFYQQAWLDASIDSFEILEKRLHEYLRIYNFSRVITDGPNQGKIPSDVALEYTGQRETLPLWLFTRR; via the coding sequence ATGAATGCGAACAACAAATATCATATCCTCATGCAAGGGACGATCAGCAACAATGTGAGCGAAACCTGTAAGGCGTTTGGCATATCTCGGACGATCTATTATCAGTGGTGTAAAGCTTACCAACAACAGGGCATGGATGGACTGGCTGAGAAGGAACGAAAACCGGTAATGCCTAATAAAGTGGATAAGCGAACAGAGAGACTGATCTTAAAATACGTTGCCAAATTTCCTGAAGATGGACCCAAGCGAATCTTTTATGAACTGCAGGATGAGGGTGTGAACATAGGGGAGTCAGGTATTTACAATGTGCTGCGTCGTAATGGACTTAGTACGAGGATAGAACGTGAGGCTTATGCCAAAGAAGTCAAAGCAAAGAAGAGGGAAGGTGCACAAGCAGTTAACACCAAAGGGTGTAAAGAGAAACCGAAATCTCTCGACTATAAGATGAAAAATCCTGAAAATGCTCACCCCGGGTATATGTGCCAACAAAGTATTAGCTATATGGGCGTATTCCCAAGGGTAGGAAAGGTGTATCAATATGTGGTCTACGATGCCTATTCCAGATTAGGCTTAGTTAAGCTTTATAATAGGAAGTCTGCCATTCATTTTATCGATTTTATGGATCTGAAGGTTATCCCATTGATGAAGACCTTAGAATTCCAAATCGACAATTTGGTAACGAACAAAAGTCGTGAATTTACTACAAACTGGGATAGAGGGAAACATAAATACAGCGATTTTTTACATAAGAACAACATAAATCAAGTAGCTATAACTGCAGATCAGACAGAAGTATTTCAGCCATTACATCAATTCGTGGCGGTGTTAACGAAAGAATTTTACCAGCAGGCTTGGTTGGATGCTTCGATAGATTCCTTTGAGATTTTAGAAAAGCGCTTACATGAATACTTGAGGATCTATAACTTCAGCAGGGTGATCACAGACGGACCTAATCAAGGTAAAATACCATCAGATGTCGCACTTGAGTATACAGGCCAGCGTGAGACCTTGCCATTATGGTTATTTACAAGGAGATAA